The Metabacillus litoralis genome contains a region encoding:
- a CDS encoding acetylornithine transaminase — protein sequence MSYLFPTYARWDVTIKEAKGSWVTDENDKKYLDFISGIAVCNLGHANEDVTAAVEEQLTKYWHMSNLFHQPIQEEVAKLLVNSTEGDAVFFCNSGAEANEAAIKLARKHTGKTKIVTFLQSFHGRTFATMSATGQEKIQQGFGPLLETFQYLPYNNSNALDELEDDVAAIMLEVVQGEGGVVPAQQEFLQKVTETCNRIGALLIIDEVQTGIGRTGKPFGYQHYGISPDIITSAKGLGSGLPVGAMIGKQSLIDTFQAGSHGSTFGGNPIAMAAAKATITKIFEENFLKEVEEKSNYLLGKLNTVIGAHSLVKEIRGKGLLLGIECKEQVGEIINQLREKQLLVLPAGPNVVRLLPPLTVSYEEIDTAIETIASVFSSVEQSVGAQ from the coding sequence ATGAGTTATTTATTCCCTACGTACGCAAGATGGGATGTAACGATTAAAGAAGCAAAGGGCTCATGGGTTACTGATGAGAATGATAAAAAGTACTTAGATTTTATCTCCGGTATTGCTGTTTGTAACTTAGGGCATGCAAATGAGGATGTGACGGCTGCGGTCGAGGAGCAGTTAACAAAGTATTGGCATATGTCAAATTTATTTCATCAGCCAATTCAAGAGGAAGTAGCCAAGCTCTTAGTTAACTCAACTGAAGGAGATGCTGTTTTTTTCTGTAACAGTGGGGCAGAAGCAAACGAAGCTGCAATCAAACTAGCACGCAAGCACACTGGGAAAACAAAGATTGTAACCTTTTTACAATCGTTTCATGGCAGAACTTTCGCAACAATGTCAGCAACAGGTCAGGAAAAAATTCAACAAGGATTTGGACCCTTGCTTGAAACATTTCAATATTTACCATACAACAATTCTAATGCGTTAGATGAGCTTGAAGACGATGTAGCAGCAATTATGCTAGAAGTGGTTCAAGGTGAAGGTGGAGTTGTTCCAGCACAGCAAGAATTTCTTCAAAAAGTAACGGAAACGTGCAACCGTATCGGAGCATTATTAATCATTGATGAAGTTCAAACTGGTATTGGTCGTACAGGAAAACCATTTGGTTATCAACATTATGGAATTTCACCTGATATTATCACTTCTGCAAAAGGGCTCGGCAGTGGCTTACCGGTCGGAGCAATGATCGGAAAGCAGTCTTTGATTGATACCTTTCAAGCGGGAAGCCACGGTTCTACTTTTGGTGGTAATCCAATTGCCATGGCAGCTGCAAAAGCTACAATTACCAAAATCTTTGAAGAAAATTTTCTTAAAGAAGTGGAAGAAAAAAGTAACTATCTGCTTGGCAAGTTGAATACTGTAATAGGAGCTCATTCCCTAGTGAAAGAAATTCGCGGTAAAGGCTTATTACTAGGAATAGAATGTAAGGAACAAGTTGGAGAGATTATTAATCAGCTTAGAGAAAAGCAATTACTTGTTTTGCCAGCTGGACCAAATGTGGTCCGATTACTTCCTCCATTAACAGTGTCGTATGAGGAGATTGATACAGCGATTGAAACAATAGCAAGTGTGTTTTCTTCAGTCGAGCAATCCGTAGGTGCGCAATAA
- a CDS encoding carbamoyl phosphate synthase small subunit, whose product MKGYLHLEDGSVYNGTLEHGSSEDINGEIVFFTGMTGYQEVLTDPSYKNQIVVFTYPLIGNYGINISDDESKKPQVKAVVIYENTTNYSHYEAQYSFKEYLEKWNIPIIHHVDTRAVVKKIRNHGSMAATISTTLNQEEQPCAIFEDGVFEVVSDQLETYGEGEKHIALVDFGFKKSILTALLNRGCKVTTVPFKMIDKVADLKPDGVLLSNGPGDPEQLANYFSQIKKVVAAHPTLGICLGHQLIALSFGAKTKKLLFGHRGANQPVYDVKTNKVFMTSQNHSYVVMKDSLKETELDMRFYHINDDSIEGLSHKNLPIITAQFHPEAHPGPSDSEWIFDEFLDLVAAAKGDILYV is encoded by the coding sequence ATGAAAGGATATCTCCATTTAGAGGATGGATCAGTGTATAACGGGACACTTGAACATGGCTCCTCGGAGGACATTAACGGTGAAATTGTATTTTTTACAGGAATGACGGGTTATCAGGAAGTATTAACAGATCCTTCCTATAAAAATCAAATTGTTGTATTTACGTATCCTCTTATTGGAAATTACGGGATTAACATAAGTGATGATGAAAGTAAAAAGCCGCAAGTAAAGGCGGTAGTTATCTATGAAAATACGACAAATTATTCACACTATGAAGCGCAATACAGCTTTAAGGAGTATCTAGAAAAATGGAATATTCCAATCATTCACCACGTTGACACACGTGCTGTTGTGAAGAAAATTAGAAATCATGGATCAATGGCGGCTACGATCTCAACAACCTTAAACCAAGAAGAACAGCCTTGTGCAATCTTCGAAGATGGAGTTTTTGAGGTTGTATCCGATCAGCTTGAAACTTATGGTGAAGGTGAAAAACATATTGCTTTAGTTGATTTCGGCTTTAAAAAATCAATTTTAACAGCCCTTTTAAATAGAGGTTGTAAAGTAACAACCGTTCCTTTTAAAATGATCGACAAAGTTGCTGATCTTAAACCTGACGGAGTCCTTTTATCAAATGGACCAGGAGATCCAGAGCAACTAGCAAACTATTTTTCACAAATTAAGAAAGTCGTTGCTGCGCACCCAACATTAGGTATTTGCTTAGGTCATCAGTTAATTGCCCTGTCATTTGGTGCAAAAACGAAAAAGCTTCTGTTTGGACATAGAGGAGCTAACCAGCCAGTATATGATGTGAAAACAAACAAAGTGTTTATGACCTCGCAAAATCACAGCTATGTTGTGATGAAAGATAGCTTAAAAGAAACAGAGTTAGATATGCGTTTTTATCATATTAATGATGATTCAATCGAAGGATTATCACACAAGAACTTACCAATTATTACAGCACAATTTCATCCAGAGGCACATCCAGGACCTTCAGATAGTGAATGGATTTTTGATGAATTTTTAGATTTAGTCGCTGCTGCAAAAGGAGATATACTTTATGTCTAA
- a CDS encoding carbamoyl phosphate synthase large subunit: MSKNQSIKKIIVIGSGPIVIGQAAEFDYAGTQGCLALKEEGYQVVLVNNNPATIMTDEEFSDVLYFEPLTVESLTNIINKEKPDGLLASLGGQTGLNLAMELHEAGVLEKYGVQLLGTSIESIRKGEDRNEFRQLMYDLNEPIPESSIVTTLGEALEFSEKIGFPIIIRPAYTLGGKGGGIASNLEEFKKLVKSGLHASPITQCLIEKSIAGFKEVEYEMIRDHKGTCISVCNMENIDPVGVHTGDSIVVAPSQTLTDQDYHMLRSAAVKIVSALGVVGGCNIQLALDPKSKQYYVIEVNPRVSRSSALASKATGYPIAKIAAKLAVGYTLEELKNPLTMSTYASFEPALDYVVVKFPRWPFDKFNKADRKLGTKMKATGEVMSIERNLEAALQKACDSLELDNIGTHLPELVTLSTDEIITLMKKTDDRRFFAVMELIRRGITIEAIHEMTEMDLYFLSCFKKIVELENQLRGKSLETLEADLIAEVKEKGFSDRTIASLLNAPEANVRKLRLDAGVKASYKYVDTCAAEFEARTNYFYSTYFGENEQPELSDKKKILIIGSGPIRIGQGIEFDYSAVHGIKALKQLGYEAIMINNNPETVSTDFETADRLYFEPITLEHVLNIVDSEGIDSVIVQYGGQTAINLAEQLETAGVQLLGTDTETLDWLEDRDKFYQILDNLSIPHAAGLTANNAEEALKGANEIGFPLLLRPSYVIGGKGMVVVHNEATLAKLLSENTNMIYPVLIDQFVQGLEGEIDLISDGEEAFIPTYIEHVEPAGVHSGDSLAILPSQNLTDKNKQVIADYANALVKKLNYRGIMNIQFLVNGEDIYVLEVNPRASRTAPVISKVTGIPVIKHATHLLCGKKLKELQIQPSEQSNMVAVKYPVFSSHALHDVDITLGPEMKATGEGMCVGKELKSIYRKIFKKELENVTSVYFDIKNEEALKTAKEAGLNVVTSDYQTWVEGEKGIFVSLVDSEEAKLERQQALEKGMILFTNLATYYACIDSLSALDEDVSSIQQLTKPLIKNV, from the coding sequence ATGTCTAAAAACCAATCAATAAAGAAAATCATCGTAATCGGTTCTGGCCCAATTGTGATCGGTCAGGCGGCAGAATTTGATTATGCAGGAACACAAGGATGCTTAGCGTTAAAGGAAGAAGGCTATCAAGTTGTCCTTGTTAATAACAATCCGGCAACAATTATGACAGATGAGGAATTCTCAGATGTTCTGTACTTTGAGCCTCTAACAGTTGAAAGTCTAACAAACATTATTAATAAAGAAAAACCCGATGGCTTGCTAGCTTCACTAGGTGGTCAAACAGGACTGAACTTAGCGATGGAGCTTCACGAAGCTGGTGTTCTTGAAAAATACGGAGTGCAATTACTAGGTACTTCAATAGAATCAATCCGCAAAGGTGAAGATCGTAACGAATTTCGTCAGTTAATGTACGATTTAAACGAGCCAATACCTGAGAGCTCAATTGTCACAACTCTTGGTGAAGCTCTTGAGTTTTCTGAAAAAATCGGCTTCCCAATCATCATTCGTCCAGCTTATACACTTGGAGGAAAAGGTGGCGGAATTGCTTCGAATCTAGAAGAATTTAAGAAGCTTGTAAAAAGCGGGTTACATGCAAGCCCTATTACACAATGCTTAATTGAAAAAAGCATTGCAGGCTTTAAAGAAGTAGAGTATGAAATGATACGAGATCATAAAGGTACATGTATTTCTGTATGTAATATGGAAAATATTGACCCAGTTGGTGTTCATACAGGGGACTCAATTGTTGTTGCGCCATCTCAAACGTTAACAGATCAGGATTACCATATGCTAAGAAGCGCAGCAGTTAAGATCGTTTCAGCACTAGGTGTGGTCGGTGGATGTAACATTCAATTAGCTTTAGACCCAAAAAGCAAGCAATACTATGTGATTGAAGTTAATCCACGGGTCAGCAGATCATCTGCTCTAGCATCGAAGGCTACTGGTTATCCAATTGCGAAAATCGCTGCAAAGCTTGCAGTTGGTTACACACTTGAAGAATTAAAAAATCCATTAACAATGAGCACATATGCAAGCTTTGAACCAGCACTTGATTATGTTGTTGTAAAATTCCCAAGATGGCCGTTTGATAAATTTAATAAAGCGGACCGTAAGCTTGGTACAAAGATGAAAGCAACCGGCGAGGTTATGTCTATTGAACGTAATCTAGAAGCTGCTCTTCAAAAAGCGTGTGATTCATTAGAATTAGATAACATTGGAACACATCTACCGGAGTTAGTGACGTTATCGACAGACGAAATCATTACGTTAATGAAAAAGACCGATGATCGTAGATTCTTTGCTGTAATGGAACTAATTAGAAGAGGAATAACAATTGAGGCAATTCATGAAATGACGGAAATGGATCTTTATTTCCTTTCTTGCTTTAAGAAGATTGTTGAGCTTGAGAATCAGCTTAGAGGAAAGTCTCTTGAAACACTAGAAGCTGATTTAATAGCTGAAGTAAAGGAAAAAGGTTTCTCAGACCGTACAATCGCCTCTCTCTTAAATGCTCCTGAAGCAAATGTTCGCAAGCTTCGTCTTGACGCAGGAGTGAAGGCTTCTTATAAATATGTAGATACATGTGCAGCGGAATTTGAAGCACGTACGAACTATTTTTACTCCACTTATTTTGGAGAAAACGAACAGCCTGAACTGTCAGATAAGAAAAAAATCTTAATTATCGGCTCCGGTCCAATTCGTATCGGTCAAGGAATCGAATTTGATTATAGTGCTGTACATGGAATTAAGGCTCTAAAGCAATTAGGTTATGAAGCAATCATGATCAATAATAACCCAGAAACAGTGAGTACAGATTTTGAAACAGCTGATCGTCTGTACTTTGAACCAATAACTCTTGAGCACGTATTAAACATTGTGGATTCAGAAGGTATCGATTCTGTTATTGTACAATATGGTGGTCAAACAGCGATTAACCTTGCGGAACAGTTAGAAACGGCAGGAGTTCAGTTATTAGGTACAGACACGGAAACTCTTGATTGGCTAGAGGATCGTGATAAGTTTTATCAAATATTAGATAACCTATCCATTCCACATGCTGCTGGTTTAACAGCAAACAATGCAGAAGAAGCATTAAAGGGTGCTAATGAGATCGGCTTCCCACTTTTATTAAGACCTTCTTATGTAATTGGTGGAAAAGGAATGGTTGTGGTTCATAACGAAGCAACCCTTGCTAAGCTTCTTTCGGAAAATACTAATATGATTTATCCCGTATTGATTGATCAATTTGTTCAGGGTCTAGAAGGAGAAATTGACTTAATTTCTGATGGTGAAGAAGCTTTTATTCCAACTTATATTGAGCATGTTGAGCCAGCAGGTGTTCATTCAGGTGACAGCTTAGCGATTTTACCTTCTCAAAATTTAACGGATAAAAATAAACAGGTAATTGCTGATTATGCTAATGCCCTAGTGAAAAAGCTTAACTATCGTGGCATTATGAATATCCAATTTTTAGTAAATGGTGAAGATATTTATGTGCTTGAGGTAAACCCGCGTGCAAGTAGAACCGCACCGGTTATTAGTAAAGTAACAGGTATTCCAGTAATTAAGCATGCAACGCATTTATTGTGTGGGAAAAAATTAAAAGAGCTGCAAATTCAACCATCAGAACAATCCAATATGGTAGCTGTTAAGTACCCAGTCTTCTCAAGTCATGCTCTTCATGATGTAGATATCACATTAGGGCCGGAAATGAAGGCAACTGGTGAAGGAATGTGTGTGGGCAAAGAATTAAAGAGTATTTACCGTAAAATTTTCAAAAAAGAGCTAGAAAATGTAACAAGTGTTTATTTTGATATAAAGAATGAAGAGGCGCTCAAGACCGCAAAAGAAGCAGGTCTTAACGTTGTAACAAGTGATTATCAAACATGGGTTGAGGGAGAAAAAGGGATTTTTGTATCCCTTGTTGATAGTGAAGAAGCAAAGCTAGAACGTCAGCAAGCATTAGAAAAAGGCATGATCTTATTTACAAACCTTGCTACGTATTATGCGTGTATAGATAGCCTCTCAGCATTGGATGAGGACGTATCTTCTATTCAACAACTCACCAAGCCGTTAATAAAGAATGTATAA
- the argF gene encoding ornithine carbamoyltransferase — protein sequence MSLKLKEKTIQKRDFLTLLDYSQQEILDLIEDAFKLEENPLQPVLQGKTLAMIFEKSSTRTRVSFETGMLQLGGHALFLSSQDLQLGRGEPVSDTAKVLSGYVDAIMIRTFGHDKIEELAKHASIPVINGLTDLFHPCQALADLKTIYRLKEKFVGVKTAYLGDGNNVAHSLMIAAAKVGMDFSLGCPKGYEPNQAVVEKAQELATETGAKITITNDPIEAVKDADIIYTDVWASMGQESEQQERLVAFKDFQVNDELVKHAKNDYNFLHCLPAHREEEVTASIIDGEHSAVFEQAENRLHVQKALLVKLLG from the coding sequence GTGAGTTTAAAGCTTAAAGAAAAGACGATACAAAAAAGAGACTTTTTAACATTACTTGATTATAGCCAGCAGGAGATTCTAGACTTAATTGAAGATGCTTTTAAGTTAGAAGAAAATCCGCTTCAGCCAGTGTTACAAGGTAAAACACTAGCGATGATTTTTGAAAAATCGTCAACTAGAACTCGTGTGTCATTTGAAACAGGAATGCTTCAATTAGGAGGCCATGCTTTATTCTTAAGCAGCCAAGACCTTCAACTAGGAAGAGGAGAGCCTGTATCAGACACAGCAAAAGTACTTTCTGGATATGTAGATGCCATCATGATTCGTACATTTGGTCATGATAAGATCGAAGAATTAGCTAAGCACGCAAGCATTCCAGTAATCAATGGTTTAACAGATCTTTTCCATCCTTGCCAGGCACTTGCTGATTTAAAGACAATTTACCGCCTGAAAGAGAAATTTGTTGGCGTCAAAACAGCTTACTTAGGTGATGGAAACAATGTTGCACATTCTCTTATGATTGCTGCTGCCAAAGTGGGAATGGACTTTTCCTTAGGTTGTCCAAAAGGATATGAACCAAACCAAGCTGTTGTGGAAAAAGCTCAGGAGCTTGCCACTGAGACAGGTGCAAAAATTACAATCACAAATGACCCGATTGAAGCGGTCAAAGATGCCGATATCATCTATACAGATGTATGGGCGAGCATGGGGCAAGAAAGTGAACAACAAGAACGTCTTGTTGCATTTAAAGACTTCCAAGTAAACGATGAACTAGTAAAGCATGCAAAGAATGACTACAACTTCCTGCACTGCTTACCAGCACATCGCGAAGAAGAAGTAACAGCATCCATTATCGACGGCGAGCATTCAGCTGTATTCGAGCAAGCAGAAAACCGTCTGCATGTTCAAAAGGCGTTGCTAGTGAAATTGTTAGGATAG
- a CDS encoding undecaprenyl-diphosphate phosphatase, which yields MDLFLIIKYFLLGVFQGFTEPIPISSSGHLVFAQHFLGLEIEGLSFELLVNAASLIAVLMIYREDLVRLTVNGLKYISTKDKHSKNDFQFIIYLVIATIPAGVIGLLFDDVISKHLKHIQVTAITLIITGIALWTIRNLRGRKNDGDLTLKDALIVGFAQAVALIPGISRSGATIVAAMALGMKQETALKFSFLLFIPVSFGGMILSITDLMDDPNLDTLLIPYIIAFIAALVTSYFSLKWFMNIMAKGNLKYFSFYCFVVGIAVLLFA from the coding sequence TTGGATCTATTTTTAATCATAAAATACTTCTTATTAGGAGTATTTCAAGGGTTTACGGAACCAATCCCCATTTCTTCAAGTGGACATTTAGTCTTTGCCCAGCATTTTCTTGGCCTTGAAATTGAAGGATTATCATTTGAATTGTTAGTTAACGCAGCTTCTTTAATAGCTGTTTTAATGATATACCGTGAAGATCTAGTAAGATTAACAGTAAATGGGTTAAAATACATATCAACAAAAGACAAGCATAGCAAAAATGACTTTCAATTTATCATTTATCTTGTTATCGCAACGATTCCAGCAGGAGTCATTGGTCTCCTATTTGATGATGTAATCTCAAAACACCTAAAACACATTCAAGTAACAGCTATTACCCTGATTATCACAGGAATTGCATTATGGACAATCCGTAACCTACGCGGGAGAAAAAATGATGGAGATCTTACTCTTAAAGATGCTCTTATTGTAGGCTTTGCTCAAGCAGTTGCGCTAATTCCTGGAATTAGTCGATCTGGCGCTACAATTGTTGCAGCCATGGCTTTGGGTATGAAGCAGGAAACAGCTCTAAAGTTTTCTTTCTTACTTTTTATCCCCGTTAGCTTTGGGGGGATGATTTTAAGTATCACGGATTTAATGGATGATCCAAATTTAGACACATTACTTATCCCTTATATTATCGCGTTTATTGCAGCGCTTGTAACTTCATATTTCTCACTGAAATGGTTCATGAATATTATGGCTAAAGGCAATTTAAAGTACTTTTCTTTTTATTGCTTTGTGGTTGGGATTGCGGTTTTGTTGTTTGCATAG
- a CDS encoding YjzC family protein: MGQQHRFRAGQKAPNNGMYVEIGESGDNVKNPGQIKLKAGDRFPETANHNRQWTYKRKP, from the coding sequence ATGGGCCAACAACATCGTTTTAGAGCTGGTCAAAAAGCACCTAATAATGGAATGTATGTAGAAATAGGTGAATCAGGGGACAACGTAAAAAACCCTGGTCAAATTAAATTAAAAGCGGGAGATCGTTTCCCAGAAACAGCCAACCATAATCGTCAGTGGACATATAAAAGAAAGCCTTAA
- a CDS encoding DUF2929 family protein, whose product MRFFWTFFWTFLLIHMASYVVNSMTGGHYDFMVSTTLAVIATVVIFIIAELIPSEPVPNHDHH is encoded by the coding sequence ATGCGTTTCTTTTGGACATTTTTTTGGACTTTTTTATTAATACATATGGCGTCATATGTAGTTAACTCTATGACAGGTGGTCATTATGATTTTATGGTTTCAACGACACTTGCTGTGATTGCAACCGTTGTCATCTTTATCATTGCGGAATTAATTCCTAGCGAGCCAGTTCCAAACCACGACCATCATTAA
- a CDS encoding NAD(P)-dependent oxidoreductase produces MVNSVMVFGAHSYIGFSLIEKFLEEGVEVTGIFTEPNRDDQKNLLNERLMLIGRNAYFQAKFSSRHLTEENQADVIMFCFDMEEKDLKEEEFKKAIQLAKKHKTQFLLIGSNVIHPNKDRNPFIETGLSYLSEQLDHYSVLFFPSLYGPFQPPEEKIHQHLLAYIDNKQTSLNIEEPIMYIEDATNAVWAYMDELELGKMYSFLSELNDETNSFSVELKMNATFSEVDEVFEKQVLHSSTSIEKGLEKQLDTIIRFQDIYKLK; encoded by the coding sequence ATGGTTAATTCTGTTATGGTATTTGGAGCACATTCTTATATTGGTTTTTCACTGATTGAAAAGTTTCTTGAAGAAGGGGTAGAAGTAACAGGAATATTCACTGAACCAAATAGAGATGATCAAAAAAACTTACTAAACGAACGACTTATGTTAATTGGAAGAAACGCTTATTTTCAAGCGAAGTTCTCTTCTCGTCATTTAACAGAAGAAAATCAAGCTGATGTTATAATGTTTTGCTTTGACATGGAAGAAAAGGATCTTAAAGAGGAAGAATTTAAAAAAGCCATACAATTAGCTAAGAAACATAAAACTCAATTTCTTCTTATAGGGTCAAATGTTATTCATCCTAATAAAGATAGAAACCCTTTCATTGAAACAGGGCTAAGCTACCTGTCTGAGCAGCTTGATCATTATTCTGTTTTGTTTTTTCCAAGTCTTTATGGTCCCTTTCAGCCTCCGGAAGAAAAAATTCATCAGCACTTGTTAGCTTATATAGACAATAAACAAACGTCCTTAAATATTGAGGAGCCCATTATGTATATAGAAGATGCAACAAATGCAGTTTGGGCCTATATGGATGAACTTGAATTGGGAAAGATGTATTCCTTTCTAAGTGAACTGAATGATGAAACTAACTCCTTTTCAGTTGAGTTAAAAATGAATGCAACCTTTTCAGAGGTGGATGAAGTATTTGAGAAACAAGTTTTACATTCTTCTACGTCAATTGAAAAAGGTCTAGAGAAACAGCTTGATACTATTATAAGATTTCAAGATATTTATAAACTGAAGTAG
- a CDS encoding BMP family ABC transporter substrate-binding protein yields the protein MYIKFGLVLILLFSLFGCGQPVASGKLEKVGLLVPDTIDDKVWGTKGYKGLLKIQSELGVDVFYKEGMNDEFSIRSAIDEFQEKDVNLIFGHGSEYAAFFNTICKDYPDIHFVLFNGEASGENVTSLNFESHAMGFFGGMVAGEMTNNDKVGVLAAFEWQPEIDGFFEGAYFQNENVNVDIQYVQDWNDVTTAMTLLDAMIAEGVDIVYVAGDGYNISVIERLKEEGLYAIGFVSDQSDLGKGTVLTSTVQHVDVLYELVAKSFDSGELESGELFYDFQDGVISLGKFSPLVEKNFQTDLQESIEEYKESGLLPNQL from the coding sequence ATGTACATAAAGTTTGGTTTAGTCCTTATCCTTCTTTTTTCACTTTTTGGTTGTGGACAACCCGTAGCTTCAGGAAAACTGGAGAAAGTAGGTTTACTTGTACCCGATACAATAGATGATAAAGTATGGGGAACAAAAGGGTACAAGGGGCTGCTGAAGATTCAGTCTGAACTAGGCGTGGATGTTTTTTATAAAGAAGGAATGAATGATGAATTTAGTATTCGTTCTGCTATTGACGAATTTCAAGAAAAGGATGTTAATCTGATTTTTGGTCATGGTAGTGAATATGCTGCTTTTTTCAATACCATTTGTAAAGATTATCCTGATATTCATTTCGTTCTATTCAATGGGGAAGCTTCTGGAGAAAATGTCACAAGCTTAAACTTTGAATCACATGCAATGGGCTTTTTTGGAGGAATGGTTGCTGGTGAAATGACGAATAATGATAAGGTTGGTGTATTAGCCGCATTTGAATGGCAGCCTGAAATTGATGGTTTTTTTGAAGGGGCATATTTCCAAAATGAAAATGTAAATGTTGATATTCAATATGTACAAGATTGGAATGATGTCACGACAGCTATGACCCTGTTGGATGCAATGATTGCTGAAGGAGTAGACATTGTTTATGTTGCAGGAGATGGTTATAATATTTCCGTCATTGAGCGTCTAAAGGAAGAGGGCTTGTATGCAATTGGATTTGTATCCGATCAATCTGATTTAGGGAAAGGAACAGTTCTCACAAGTACAGTTCAACATGTGGATGTCTTATATGAGCTTGTTGCAAAAAGTTTTGATAGCGGAGAACTAGAAAGTGGAGAATTATTTTATGATTTCCAAGATGGTGTTATTTCACTGGGGAAATTTAGCCCCTTAGTGGAAAAAAACTTTCAAACAGATCTTCAAGAATCTATTGAGGAATACAAGGAAAGTGGGCTCTTACCTAATCAATTGTAA
- a CDS encoding ComZ family protein, with amino-acid sequence MEQHPKTMEFMQIAMKYLPEAKQKLEGSGIDLSMETIQPMLELFTKVMGEAYELGKKDAQ; translated from the coding sequence ATGGAACAGCATCCAAAAACGATGGAATTTATGCAGATTGCAATGAAATATTTACCTGAAGCTAAGCAAAAATTAGAAGGTTCAGGGATTGACTTATCGATGGAAACAATTCAACCTATGCTTGAGTTATTTACGAAGGTTATGGGAGAAGCGTACGAATTAGGAAAGAAGGATGCACAATAA
- a CDS encoding beta-ketoacyl-ACP synthase III, translating into MNAGIIGIGRYTPEKVVTNADLEKIMDTSDEWIRTRTGIEERRIADDSVDTSHMAKFAAEKALKDAGIAAEDLDLILVATVTPDQPFPSVACMLQESLGATKAAAMDISAACAGFMYGMVTAKQFIESGAYKHVLVVGVEKLSKITDWDDRNTAVLFGDGAGAAVIGPVSEGKGILSFELGADGTGGKHLYQDEYIIMNGREVFKFAVRQMGESSVNVLEKAGLTKEDVDFLIPHQANIRIMEAARERLELPEEKMSKTVNKYGNTSAASIPISLVEELEAGKIKDGDLIVMVGFGGGLTWGAIALRWGK; encoded by the coding sequence ATGAACGCAGGGATTATTGGTATCGGACGATACACACCTGAAAAAGTTGTTACAAATGCTGATTTAGAGAAAATCATGGATACATCAGATGAATGGATAAGAACGAGAACGGGAATCGAGGAACGTCGCATTGCTGATGATTCAGTTGATACTTCTCATATGGCTAAATTTGCTGCAGAGAAAGCATTAAAGGATGCTGGTATTGCAGCTGAAGATTTAGATTTAATTTTGGTTGCGACAGTAACACCAGATCAGCCCTTTCCATCTGTAGCATGTATGCTACAGGAATCATTAGGTGCAACTAAAGCTGCGGCAATGGATATTAGTGCAGCATGTGCTGGTTTTATGTATGGAATGGTTACAGCTAAACAGTTTATTGAATCCGGAGCTTATAAGCATGTGTTAGTTGTAGGTGTTGAGAAGCTTTCGAAAATTACAGATTGGGATGATCGTAATACTGCGGTACTTTTCGGGGATGGAGCTGGAGCGGCTGTCATTGGACCTGTTAGTGAAGGAAAAGGGATATTATCCTTTGAGCTTGGGGCTGATGGAACAGGTGGAAAGCACTTATATCAAGATGAATATATCATCATGAATGGCCGTGAAGTGTTTAAGTTTGCTGTAAGGCAAATGGGCGAGTCTAGTGTTAACGTTTTGGAAAAAGCAGGATTAACAAAAGAAGATGTTGATTTCTTAATCCCACACCAAGCAAATATCCGTATCATGGAAGCAGCTCGTGAACGTCTTGAGTTACCTGAAGAAAAAATGTCTAAAACAGTTAACAAATATGGCAACACTTCTGCTGCATCTATCCCTATTTCTCTAGTAGAAGAACTAGAAGCAGGAAAGATTAAAGACGGAGACCTAATTGTTATGGTAGGCTTCGGCGGCGGACTAACATGGGGAGCAATTGCTCTTCGTTGGGGTAAGTAG